In Synechocystis sp. PCC 6714, the following are encoded in one genomic region:
- a CDS encoding pentapeptide repeat-containing protein — protein sequence MKNIKSPLIALGMVLASPFVWSGMAIAENADQVQQLLETNACMNCDLSGVDLSGAHLIGADLRNANLSGTNLNEANLEGADLTGANLENADLRGAMVTNATLNRANLTSANFAFAKLYDVDVTGATVDDMNIQNAEIYNTGIGIGGGDD from the coding sequence ATGAAAAACATCAAAAGCCCGTTAATTGCCCTAGGTATGGTTCTTGCTAGTCCCTTCGTCTGGAGTGGAATGGCGATCGCCGAAAATGCGGATCAAGTTCAACAATTGCTAGAAACCAATGCCTGTATGAACTGTGATTTATCCGGGGTTGACTTGTCCGGAGCCCATCTGATTGGGGCCGATTTACGTAACGCCAACTTGTCCGGTACTAACCTCAACGAAGCTAACTTGGAAGGGGCCGACTTGACCGGTGCCAATCTGGAAAACGCTGACCTGCGGGGGGCAATGGTCACCAATGCTACCCTAAACCGGGCTAATTTGACTTCGGCTAACTTTGCCTTTGCTAAACTCTACGACGTGGATGTGACTGGTGCCACCGTTGACGATATGAACATCCAAAATGCGGAAATTTACAACACCGGCATTGGTATTGGTGGTGGCGACGATTAA
- the trpA gene encoding tryptophan synthase subunit alpha, protein MNAVAACFTALRQRGQCALIPFLTAGDPDLATTAEALRILDRAGADLIELGVPYSDPLADGPVIQAAATRALQKGVKLDDVLAIVREVHQDIAAPIILFTYYNPIFYQGVDVFLDKIKAAGVKGLVVPDLPLEESDRLLEATAERGLELILLVAPTSSPERQTAIAKKSQGFVYLVSVTGVTGARTEVGARVEELLAGMRQVTDKPIGVGFGISQPEQAQQVKAWGADAVIVGSAMVKRLAEGTPAQGLQALETFCRELKAAIS, encoded by the coding sequence ATGAACGCTGTTGCCGCTTGTTTTACCGCCCTTCGTCAACGGGGGCAATGTGCTTTGATTCCTTTCCTCACAGCGGGGGATCCGGATTTAGCCACCACAGCCGAGGCGTTGCGAATTCTAGACCGGGCGGGGGCAGATTTAATTGAGCTGGGGGTGCCCTATTCTGATCCTTTAGCCGATGGCCCTGTTATTCAAGCGGCGGCCACTAGGGCGTTACAAAAAGGGGTCAAACTGGATGATGTACTTGCCATTGTCCGAGAAGTTCACCAAGATATTGCCGCTCCAATTATTTTATTCACCTATTACAACCCTATTTTTTACCAAGGTGTGGACGTTTTCCTCGATAAAATTAAAGCCGCTGGGGTGAAGGGTTTGGTGGTGCCAGACTTACCCCTGGAGGAGTCCGATCGCCTATTGGAAGCCACTGCCGAAAGGGGATTGGAGTTAATTTTGTTGGTGGCCCCCACCAGTTCTCCAGAAAGACAAACGGCGATCGCCAAAAAGTCCCAGGGGTTCGTTTACTTGGTCAGTGTGACGGGGGTAACGGGGGCAAGAACGGAAGTTGGGGCCAGGGTAGAAGAATTGCTGGCTGGGATGCGGCAGGTGACCGATAAGCCCATCGGAGTGGGTTTTGGCATTTCCCAACCGGAACAGGCTCAACAGGTTAAAGCTTGGGGCGCAGATGCGGTAATTGTAGGAAGCGCCATGGTTAAACGTTTAGCGGAAGGAACCCCGGCGCAGGGATTGCAAGCTTTGGAAACTTTTTGCCGAGAACTGAAAGCCGCCATCAGTTAA
- a CDS encoding DinB family protein — MLDNQRFLLLAEYNQWMNSNIYQVCSNLSEYELKLDRKAFFSSIFLTLNHIMYGDLAFLSRFTGDPEEVPELGEELAPTFSTLKSRREMLDLRIIDWTKSLQSDWLAVTQTYQSKVDGKFRTVPRWVLVTHMFNHQTHHRGQVTTMLAQLGMDFGSTDIPFMPQFLVG; from the coding sequence ATGCTTGATAATCAACGTTTTCTACTGCTGGCGGAATACAATCAATGGATGAACTCAAATATTTATCAAGTGTGCTCAAATTTATCGGAATATGAGCTAAAGCTTGATCGCAAGGCTTTTTTTAGCTCGATTTTCCTAACGCTCAACCACATTATGTACGGTGACTTGGCATTCTTATCCCGTTTCACGGGGGACCCAGAGGAAGTTCCAGAGCTGGGCGAGGAACTGGCGCCGACTTTTAGTACACTAAAAAGCAGAAGAGAGATGCTGGACCTGCGGATCATTGACTGGACAAAATCCTTGCAATCGGATTGGTTAGCAGTTACTCAGACTTACCAGAGCAAAGTGGATGGAAAGTTCAGGACTGTTCCCAGGTGGGTTTTGGTCACCCATATGTTCAACCATCAAACCCATCACAGGGGTCAAGTTACCACAATGCTTGCCCAATTGGGAATGGATTTTGGGAGCACTGACATACCATTTATGCCCCAGTTTCTTGTGGGCTAG
- a CDS encoding LL-diaminopimelate aminotransferase has product MQFADRLNLFGGNVFADMDLAKTQARAQGQTIIDLSLGSSDLPTPAPILATIAKALDDPQTHGYLLHQGTLPLREAIAVWYEKRFGLAVDAETEVLPLIGSQEGTAHLPLAVLNPGDVALLMDPGYPSHMGGVHLAGGEIYPMALRSENQFLPVFADIPDAILAKAKMMVLSYPHNPTTAIASLDFFQTAVQFCQDYNLVLVHDFPYMDLVFDGTELPPSILLADPEKSRSIEFFTFSKSYNMGGFRIGFAIGNTQLISALKKIKAVVDFNQYIGILQGAIAALESPPEIVQQTVQIFAQRRATLVDALQSIGWNVALPTATMYVWAPLPPTWSGNSLEFCQKLVARTGVALSPGSGFGPGGEGYVRFALVQEPAILATAAQKIGQFLNQN; this is encoded by the coding sequence ATGCAATTTGCTGATCGTCTCAATCTCTTTGGTGGTAATGTTTTTGCCGATATGGATCTGGCTAAAACCCAGGCTAGGGCCCAGGGACAAACCATCATTGATCTTTCCCTTGGTTCTTCGGATTTACCTACTCCAGCCCCAATTTTGGCCACGATCGCCAAAGCGTTGGATGATCCCCAAACCCATGGTTACCTCCTGCATCAAGGAACCCTACCGTTACGAGAGGCAATCGCCGTTTGGTATGAAAAACGTTTTGGCTTAGCGGTGGATGCGGAAACGGAAGTTTTACCTCTAATTGGTTCCCAGGAAGGCACAGCCCATTTACCGTTAGCAGTGTTGAATCCAGGCGATGTGGCTCTGTTAATGGACCCCGGCTATCCTTCCCACATGGGGGGCGTGCACTTGGCGGGAGGGGAAATTTATCCCATGGCGTTGCGGTCAGAAAACCAATTTTTGCCAGTTTTTGCAGATATTCCCGATGCGATTTTAGCCAAAGCCAAAATGATGGTGCTCAGCTATCCCCACAACCCCACCACGGCGATTGCCAGTCTAGATTTTTTTCAAACAGCGGTGCAATTTTGTCAGGATTATAATTTAGTATTGGTACACGATTTTCCCTATATGGATCTGGTTTTTGATGGCACGGAACTGCCCCCATCCATACTGCTGGCCGATCCCGAAAAATCCCGTTCCATTGAATTTTTTACCTTTTCTAAATCCTACAATATGGGAGGCTTTCGCATCGGTTTCGCCATTGGTAATACCCAATTAATTTCTGCCCTGAAAAAAATTAAGGCGGTGGTGGATTTCAATCAATACATAGGCATTCTTCAAGGGGCGATCGCCGCCCTGGAAAGTCCCCCGGAAATTGTGCAACAAACGGTGCAAATTTTTGCCCAACGCCGGGCCACATTGGTTGACGCTCTGCAAAGTATTGGCTGGAATGTGGCTTTACCCACCGCCACCATGTATGTTTGGGCACCGTTACCCCCCACTTGGTCTGGCAATTCCTTGGAATTTTGTCAAAAACTGGTGGCCAGAACCGGCGTAGCCCTTTCCCCTGGGTCTGGCTTTGGTCCAGGGGGGGAAGGTTATGTACGTTTTGCTTTGGTACAGGAGCCGGCCATTCTAGCCACGGCGGCCCAAAAAATTGGTCAATTTCTTAACCAAAACTAA
- a CDS encoding YheT family hydrolase, with protein MRSPLLAPSEKCQAFPQFTPPWYLSSGLAMTLYTAFVANQRCLNSAQGGEPKYVSQVMTGAQGVPLHVWRSPIPPQAKGTLVATYGITGSLEDQGFLRQWGRWAYERNYGVILFDWRAHGKTAELSPTLTSDGLYEGEDFVYLAAQAKALGYPGPFWFGGYSLGGQLSLWGVYKGQTMTDWANDDAILVSLSPTDIGGAMAICPSLDSQRSLSYLISHPVGRHLEKAIAKKLKELAWQLYRYHPGALDPQAIEQAQSIWGFDHNLVIDCLGFTSVEDYYEASSALSLLSKIVKPTLLLYAADDPMFHPAIAGELLALQRQFTGVDLRLTAKGGHVGYIANARCQQANHDPDENWAIHRTLDWLDQQNPPN; from the coding sequence ATGCGATCGCCCCTGTTGGCCCCGTCCGAAAAATGTCAAGCTTTTCCCCAGTTCACTCCCCCGTGGTATCTGTCATCGGGCTTGGCTATGACCCTCTACACTGCCTTTGTGGCTAATCAGCGTTGCTTAAACTCAGCCCAGGGTGGGGAACCTAAATACGTTAGCCAGGTGATGACCGGCGCCCAGGGAGTCCCCCTCCACGTTTGGCGATCGCCAATTCCGCCCCAGGCCAAAGGAACATTAGTTGCCACCTATGGCATCACCGGCTCCCTGGAAGACCAGGGTTTTTTACGGCAATGGGGACGCTGGGCCTATGAACGGAACTATGGCGTAATTTTGTTTGACTGGCGAGCCCACGGTAAAACGGCGGAACTTTCCCCCACCCTCACCTCCGATGGTTTATATGAAGGGGAAGATTTTGTCTATTTAGCTGCCCAAGCTAAAGCTTTAGGTTATCCCGGTCCCTTTTGGTTTGGGGGTTATTCCCTTGGGGGTCAGCTTTCCCTCTGGGGGGTTTACAAGGGCCAAACCATGACAGATTGGGCTAACGATGATGCAATTTTAGTTTCCCTTTCTCCGACAGACATTGGCGGAGCCATGGCCATTTGCCCTAGCCTCGACTCCCAACGCTCTCTCAGTTATTTAATCAGTCATCCAGTGGGACGGCACTTGGAAAAGGCGATCGCCAAAAAGCTGAAGGAATTAGCTTGGCAATTGTACCGTTACCATCCGGGGGCGTTGGACCCCCAAGCCATTGAACAAGCCCAGAGCATTTGGGGCTTTGACCACAACTTGGTCATCGATTGCCTCGGATTTACATCTGTGGAAGATTATTACGAAGCTAGTAGCGCCTTGTCCCTGTTGAGTAAAATCGTTAAACCCACTCTGTTGCTCTACGCCGCCGATGATCCAATGTTTCACCCGGCCATTGCAGGGGAATTGCTCGCTTTACAAAGGCAATTTACTGGAGTGGATTTACGGTTAACTGCCAAAGGTGGCCATGTGGGCTACATTGCCAATGCTCGCTGTCAGCAGGCAAACCATGACCCTGACGAAAACTGGGCGATCCACCGCACCTTAGATTGGTTAGACCAACAAAACCCACCCAACTAG
- a CDS encoding 4a-hydroxytetrahydrobiopterin dehydratase has protein sequence MATPRRLTDTEIQTTLEALSGWSLQGNKLHRQFKFANFNQAFGFMTRLALVAETLDHHPEWSNVYNRVTIDLTTHDAGGITELDVKFATEANSFAD, from the coding sequence ATGGCTACCCCTAGACGTTTAACTGACACGGAAATCCAAACAACCCTGGAGGCGCTTAGTGGTTGGAGCTTACAGGGCAATAAACTACATCGCCAATTCAAGTTTGCTAATTTCAATCAAGCATTTGGTTTTATGACCCGTTTAGCGTTGGTGGCGGAAACCCTTGACCATCACCCGGAATGGTCAAATGTTTACAATCGGGTCACCATCGATTTGACTACCCATGATGCTGGTGGCATTACAGAATTGGATGTCAAATTTGCCACTGAAGCCAATAGTTTCGCCGACTGA
- a CDS encoding NAD(P)H-quinone oxidoreductase subunit H, producing MTKIETRTEPMVLNMGPHHPSMHGVLRLIVTLDGEDVVDCEPVIGYLHRGMEKIAESRTNIMYVPYVSRWDYAAGMFNEAITVNAPEKLADIEVPKRAQYIRVIMLELNRIANHLLWLGPFMADVGAQTPFFYIFREREMIYDLWEAASGMRLINNNYFRVGGVAVDLPYGWNDKCEDFCDYFLPKVDEYEKLITNNPIFRRRVEGVGTVTREEAINWGLSGPMLRGSGVKWDLRKVDHYECYDELDWEVQYETAGDCFARYLVRIREMRESVKIIRQALKAMPGGPYENLEAKRLQEGKKSEWNDFQYQYIAKKVAPTFKIPAGEHYVRLESGKGELGIFIQGNDDVFPWRWKIRSADFNNLQILPHILKGVKVADIMAILGSIDIIMGSVDR from the coding sequence ATGACCAAGATTGAAACCAGAACTGAACCAATGGTGCTCAACATGGGCCCCCACCATCCATCTATGCACGGGGTGTTACGTCTGATTGTCACCTTGGATGGGGAGGACGTGGTCGACTGTGAACCAGTGATTGGCTATCTCCACCGAGGCATGGAAAAAATTGCCGAAAGCCGCACCAACATTATGTATGTGCCCTACGTCAGCCGTTGGGACTACGCCGCCGGCATGTTCAATGAAGCCATCACCGTTAACGCCCCCGAAAAATTGGCAGACATCGAAGTACCCAAGCGGGCCCAGTATATCCGGGTGATTATGCTGGAGTTGAACCGCATTGCCAACCATTTACTCTGGCTTGGCCCCTTCATGGCGGACGTGGGTGCCCAAACTCCCTTCTTTTATATTTTCCGAGAACGGGAAATGATTTACGACCTGTGGGAAGCTGCTTCCGGTATGCGGTTGATTAATAATAACTACTTCCGAGTCGGCGGGGTAGCGGTGGATTTGCCCTACGGTTGGAACGATAAATGTGAAGACTTCTGCGATTACTTCTTACCCAAAGTTGACGAGTACGAAAAACTGATCACCAACAACCCTATTTTCCGTCGTCGGGTAGAGGGCGTAGGCACTGTAACCAGGGAAGAAGCCATTAACTGGGGCTTGTCGGGCCCCATGCTCCGGGGTTCCGGGGTGAAATGGGATTTGCGTAAGGTGGACCATTACGAATGCTACGACGAGCTTGATTGGGAAGTGCAGTACGAAACCGCTGGGGATTGTTTCGCCCGTTACTTGGTGCGTATCCGGGAAATGCGAGAATCGGTCAAAATTATTCGTCAGGCTTTAAAAGCAATGCCCGGTGGCCCCTACGAAAATCTGGAAGCCAAGCGACTCCAAGAGGGCAAAAAATCCGAGTGGAATGATTTCCAGTACCAGTACATTGCCAAAAAAGTTGCCCCCACCTTTAAAATCCCCGCCGGGGAACATTACGTTCGGCTAGAAAGCGGAAAAGGGGAACTGGGTATTTTCATCCAGGGTAACGATGATGTTTTCCCCTGGCGTTGGAAAATTCGCTCTGCTGATTTCAATAATTTGCAAATTTTGCCCCACATTCTCAAAGGGGTGAAAGTGGCGGATATTATGGCCATCCTCGGTAGCATTGACATTATCATGGGATCGGTGGACCGTTAA
- a CDS encoding UbiD family decarboxylase, which produces MARDLRGFIQLLEARGQLRRITAEVDPDLEVAEISNRMLQAGGPGLLFENVKGSPFPVAVNLMGTVERICWAMNMEHPLELEDLGKKLALLQQPKPPKKISQAIDFGKVLFDVLKAKPGRNFFPPCQEVVIDGENLDLNQIPLIRPYPGDAGKIITLGLVITKDCETGTPNVGVYRLQLQSKTTMTVHWLSVRGGARHLRKAAEQGKKLEVAIALGVDPLIIMAAATPIPVDLSEWLFAGLYGGSGVALAKCKTVDLEVPADSEFVLEGTITPGEMLPDGPFGDHMGYYGGVEDSPLVRFHCLTHRKNPVYLTTFSGRPPKEEAMMAIALNRIYTPILRQQVSEITDFFLPMEALSYKAAIISIDKAYPGQAKRAALAFWSALPQFTYTKFVIVVDKDINIRDPRQVVWAISSKVDPVRDVFILPETPFDSLDFASEKIGLGGRMGIDATTKIPPETDHEWGKVLESDLAMAEQVSQRWKEYGLGDINLTEVNPNLFGYDV; this is translated from the coding sequence ATGGCCAGAGATTTACGGGGATTCATCCAGTTGTTGGAAGCACGGGGGCAGTTGCGTCGCATTACCGCTGAGGTGGATCCCGATTTGGAAGTGGCGGAGATTTCCAACCGCATGTTGCAGGCCGGTGGTCCAGGGCTGTTATTCGAAAATGTTAAAGGCTCCCCCTTCCCCGTAGCGGTGAATTTGATGGGGACAGTGGAGCGTATTTGCTGGGCCATGAATATGGAGCATCCCCTGGAGTTGGAGGATTTGGGCAAAAAGTTGGCCCTGTTGCAACAGCCTAAACCCCCCAAGAAAATTTCCCAGGCCATTGATTTTGGCAAAGTTTTGTTTGATGTGCTCAAGGCTAAACCGGGCCGTAACTTCTTTCCCCCCTGCCAAGAAGTAGTCATCGATGGTGAAAATTTAGATTTAAACCAAATTCCCCTGATCCGGCCCTACCCCGGTGATGCGGGCAAAATTATAACCCTCGGTTTAGTAATCACCAAGGATTGTGAAACGGGCACGCCTAATGTGGGGGTTTACCGTTTGCAATTACAGTCCAAAACCACCATGACTGTCCATTGGCTCTCCGTGAGGGGGGGGGCTAGGCATTTACGCAAAGCAGCGGAACAAGGGAAAAAATTAGAAGTGGCGATCGCCTTAGGGGTAGACCCGTTAATTATTATGGCGGCGGCCACACCGATCCCAGTGGATTTGTCAGAATGGCTGTTTGCCGGTCTATACGGTGGTTCGGGAGTGGCGTTGGCCAAATGTAAAACCGTTGATTTGGAAGTGCCAGCGGACTCGGAATTTGTCCTGGAAGGGACCATTACCCCTGGCGAAATGTTACCCGATGGGCCTTTTGGAGATCACATGGGCTATTACGGTGGCGTGGAAGATTCTCCCTTGGTGCGGTTCCATTGTCTGACCCATCGGAAAAATCCCGTTTATTTGACTACCTTTAGCGGCCGTCCCCCCAAAGAAGAAGCGATGATGGCGATCGCCTTGAACCGGATTTATACCCCCATTTTGCGGCAACAGGTTTCCGAGATTACCGACTTCTTTTTGCCCATGGAGGCGTTGAGCTATAAAGCGGCCATTATTTCCATTGATAAAGCCTATCCGGGACAAGCTAAGCGGGCCGCCCTCGCTTTTTGGAGCGCCCTGCCCCAGTTTACCTACACAAAATTTGTCATTGTGGTGGACAAGGATATTAATATTCGTGATCCCCGGCAGGTGGTCTGGGCCATCAGTTCCAAAGTCGATCCAGTGCGGGATGTATTTATTTTGCCGGAAACTCCCTTTGACAGCCTCGATTTTGCCAGCGAAAAGATTGGTTTGGGGGGCCGCATGGGCATTGATGCCACCACCAAAATTCCCCCGGAAACGGATCATGAATGGGGCAAAGTATTGGAATCGGATCTGGCCATGGCGGAACAGGTTAGCCAACGCTGGAAAGAATATGGTTTGGGGGACATTAATTTAACGGAAGTTAATCCCAATTTGTTTGGTTATGACGTGTGA
- the dnaN gene encoding DNA polymerase III subunit beta, producing MKLICRQSDLSSGLSLVSRAVSSRPTHPVLGNVLLEADADHNYLRLTAFDLSLGIQSSFTADVQQGGRITLPAKLLNDIVSRLPDGDITLVIDPDSEAGDSHLTTITSESGRFQIRGLDADDFPALPTVQGVKPLLLPVATLNEGLRGALFAASTDETKQVLTGVHIKGSSDSLEFAATDGHRLAVVEAPTQIENDEGEAVVTGSDLADFAVTIPARALRELERMVASQGNSDLVSLVVNDTQVIFELGNQRLTSRKLEGAYPAYGQLIPRQFSRTVTMDRKRLISALERVSVLADQKNNLVTFTLQTPTNQLQLAVEAQDLGHGEESMGAEIIGEGGQIAFNIKYLMDGLKALPSNDIQMQLNEGNQPVIFTPLGGLKMTYLVMPVRLVN from the coding sequence ATGAAACTCATCTGTCGTCAAAGTGATTTAAGCAGTGGTCTGTCCCTTGTCAGTCGGGCTGTTTCCTCCCGTCCCACCCATCCCGTATTGGGCAACGTGCTCCTGGAGGCCGATGCGGACCACAACTATCTGCGCTTAACTGCCTTTGACCTCAGCCTTGGTATCCAGAGTAGTTTTACCGCTGACGTACAACAGGGAGGGCGCATTACCCTGCCCGCTAAATTACTCAACGACATTGTTTCCCGTTTGCCCGACGGTGACATCACTCTGGTGATCGATCCTGATAGTGAAGCCGGAGATAGCCATTTAACCACCATCACCTCAGAATCAGGACGATTCCAAATTCGGGGTCTTGATGCCGACGATTTTCCCGCTTTGCCTACGGTGCAAGGGGTCAAACCATTACTATTGCCGGTGGCTACCCTCAATGAAGGGTTACGGGGAGCGTTGTTTGCCGCCAGCACCGACGAGACTAAACAAGTGCTGACGGGGGTGCACATTAAGGGCAGTAGCGATAGTTTGGAATTTGCCGCCACCGATGGTCACCGATTAGCAGTGGTGGAAGCCCCCACCCAGATTGAAAATGATGAGGGGGAAGCGGTGGTTACGGGCAGTGACCTGGCGGATTTTGCTGTTACTATTCCGGCCCGGGCCCTGCGGGAATTGGAAAGAATGGTGGCCAGCCAGGGTAACAGTGATTTAGTTTCCCTCGTGGTGAATGATACCCAAGTAATTTTTGAATTAGGAAATCAACGGTTGACCAGCCGTAAATTAGAGGGGGCCTATCCCGCCTACGGGCAACTTATTCCCCGTCAATTTAGCCGCACCGTCACCATGGACCGAAAACGCTTAATCAGTGCCTTGGAGAGGGTTTCTGTGTTGGCAGATCAGAAAAATAATTTGGTCACTTTTACTTTGCAAACCCCCACTAATCAGCTGCAGTTGGCGGTAGAAGCCCAGGACTTGGGCCATGGGGAGGAATCCATGGGGGCGGAAATTATTGGCGAAGGGGGCCAAATTGCTTTCAACATCAAATATTTAATGGATGGTCTTAAAGCTCTGCCCAGCAATGACATTCAAATGCAACTCAACGAGGGTAATCAGCCAGTAATTTTTACTCCCTTGGGAGGGTTGAAAATGACCTATTTAGTTATGCCGGTGCGTCTGGTGAATTAG
- a CDS encoding DUF1622 domain-containing protein: protein MELLDHYLGNLVSVTKFVLESVSVLCIILGLVKTLQMVWAGDRRTMNTPKFFNSIRLQFGLWLALALEFQLGADILSTTIAPTLESLSKLGLIAVIRTFLNYFLGKELESEIRMETEQERQEYGR, encoded by the coding sequence ATGGAACTTTTAGATCATTATCTGGGCAATTTAGTCAGTGTTACCAAATTTGTACTGGAAAGCGTTTCTGTGCTCTGTATTATTCTCGGCCTAGTGAAAACTTTGCAAATGGTCTGGGCTGGCGATCGCCGCACTATGAACACGCCCAAATTTTTTAACAGTATTCGTTTGCAATTCGGTCTGTGGCTAGCTTTAGCGCTGGAATTCCAATTGGGGGCAGACATCCTCTCCACCACCATTGCTCCCACCCTAGAAAGCTTGAGCAAACTGGGGCTAATTGCTGTGATCAGGACTTTTTTAAACTATTTTCTTGGCAAAGAACTGGAATCGGAAATAAGAATGGAAACTGAACAGGAAAGACAGGAATATGGCCGTTAA
- a CDS encoding SH3 domain-containing protein: MNYFKNALLTSIFCLTLITLPSQAKEICKVTDPTGTPLNVRDSPNGKVINALRNNREVEILETDFDQQGRPWAKVAGYYQGRYRVWGWVIREFISCYER; the protein is encoded by the coding sequence ATGAATTATTTTAAAAATGCATTGTTAACCAGCATCTTTTGCTTGACGTTAATTACATTACCCTCCCAAGCAAAGGAAATTTGTAAAGTGACAGATCCCACCGGCACTCCTCTCAATGTTAGGGACAGTCCCAATGGCAAAGTTATTAATGCTTTAAGAAATAATCGAGAAGTGGAAATCCTAGAAACTGATTTTGACCAACAGGGTCGCCCTTGGGCAAAGGTTGCTGGTTATTACCAGGGTCGTTATCGAGTTTGGGGTTGGGTAATTAGGGAATTTATTAGCTGTTACGAACGCTGA